A region of Labeo rohita strain BAU-BD-2019 chromosome 2, IGBB_LRoh.1.0, whole genome shotgun sequence DNA encodes the following proteins:
- the cldn18 gene encoding claudin-18: MTSQALQTAGFVTGAVGTVGVLAATIMDVWCTDHSENDPASNSHYRGLWKDCEVAESGLAECQSFNSHLSFTRILQAVRALMVLAIILGVIAVVIGCFCLNCINVRSMNTTARSKLVLAAGILFIIAGVFDISGSSVYADQLVPSFMVRSPARSTHKSEETGAILCQNGMGMGQITSQDTGKGTGPGHFQVHGQVHGQVYGQGQGQGQVYGQGQGQGQGQVYGQGQGQGMGMGMGSGTGMVRYTFGAALYIAWVAGVLLILAGILKCISFKTMQLIGDTREAYIYNATAQCRGAEEENRLQRIRGDQQQQI; this comes from the exons ATGACTTCCCAAGCGCTGCAGACCGCGGGTTTTGTAACAGGTGCCGTCGGTACAGTTGGAGTTCTTGCTGCCACTATTATGGATGTGTGGTGCACCGATCACTCAGAGAACGATCCAGCTTCCAACAGCCATTACAGGGGCCTGTGGAAGGACTGCGAGGTAGCCGAGTCTGGACTCGCCGAGTGCCAATCTTTCAACAGCCATCTGAGCTTCACAA GAATCCTTCAGGCTGTTAGAGCTCTGATGGTATTAGCAATTATATTAGGTGTGATTGcagtggtcatcggatgcttCTGCCTAAACTGCATCAATGTTAGAAGTATGAATACGACGGCCAGGTCCAAGCTGGTGCTAGCCGCAGGGATTCTGTTTATAATTGCTg GCGTTTTTGATATTTCTGGATCATCAGTGTATGCTGATCAATTAGTGCCTAGTTTCATGGTCCGATCCCCAGCCAGATCCACTCACAAATCAGAAGAGACGGGAGCAATATTATGTCAGAATGGCATGGGCATGGGCCAGATCACAAGCCAAGACACAGGCAAGGGCACAGGCCCAGGCCATTTCCAAGTCCATGGCCAAGTCCATGGCCAAGTCTATGGCCAAGGCCAAGGCCAAGGCCAAGTCTATGGCCAAGGCCAAGGCCAAGGCCAAGGCCAAGTCTATGGCCAAGGCCAAGGCCAAGGAATGGGCATGGGCATGGGCTCAGGCACTGGCA TGGTCAGGTACACATTTGGCGCAGCCCTCTATATTGCCTGGGTAGCAGGAGTTTTGTTAATTTTGGCAGgaattttgaagtgcatttcatTCAAAACAATGCAACT CATTGGCGACACAAGAGAGGCATATATTTACAACGCCACAGCCCAATGCAGGGGAGCAGAGGAGGAAAATCGCCTCCAGAGAATCAGAGGagatcaacaacaacaaatttag